From the genome of Apodemus sylvaticus chromosome 3, mApoSyl1.1, whole genome shotgun sequence, one region includes:
- the C1qa gene encoding complement C1q subcomponent subunit A isoform X1, whose product MPSVPVCLCRDVMETSQGWLVACVLVMTLVCTVAEDVCRAPNGKDGVAGIPGRPGRPGLKGERGEPGAAGIRTGIRGLKGDPGESGSPGKPGNVGFPGPSGPLGNSGPQGPKGAKGNPGNIRDQPRPAFSAIRQNPPMLGNVVIFDKVLTNQESPYQNRTGRFICAVPGFYYFTFQVISKWDLCLSIVSSSRGQPRNSLGFCNTNSKGIFQVLAGGTVLQLQREDEVWIEKDPTKGRIYQGTEVDSIFSGFLIFPSA is encoded by the exons ATGCCTAGTGTCCCCGTGTGTCTCTGCAGGGACGTCATGGAGACCTCTCAGGGATGGCTGGTGGCCTGTGTGTTAGTCATGACCCTGGTGTGTACTGTGGCTGAAGATGTCTGCCGAGCACCCAACGGGAAGGATGGGGTTGCAGGAATTCCTGGCCGCCCGGGGAGGCCAGGTctcaaaggagagagaggggagccaG GAGCTGCCGGCATCCGGACCGGTATCCGAGGTCTTAAAGGAGACCCGGGGGAATCTGGGTCCCCTGGCAAACCTGGCAATGTGGGATTCCCGGGTCCCAGTGGGCCCCTGGGGAACAGCGGCCCCCAAGGACCAAAGGGTGCGAAAGGCAATCCAGGCAATATCAGGGACCAGCCCCGGCCAGCTTTCTCAGCCATTCGGCAGAACCCACCGATGTTGGGCAACGTGGTTATCTTTGACAAGGTCCTCACCAACCAGGAGAGTCCATACCAGAACCGCACAGGTCGCTTCATCTGTGCGGTACCCGGCTTCTATTACTTCACCTTCCAAGTGATCTCCAAGTGGGACCTTTGTCTGTCTATTGTGTCCTCCTCCCGGGGCCAGCCCAGGAATTCCCTGGGCTTCTGTAACACCAACAGCAAGGGGATCTTCCAGGTGTTAGCAGGGGGCACCGTGCTTCAGCTGCAACGAGAGGACGAGGTGTGGATCGAGAAGGACCCCACAAAGGGTCGCATCTACCAGGGTACTGAAGTCGACAGCATTTTCAGTGGATTCCTTATTTTCCCCTCGGCCTGA
- the C1qc gene encoding complement C1q subcomponent subunit C, translated as MAAGPSCQPQCGLSLLLLLLVLPLKSQASTGCYGIPGMPGMPGAPGKDGHDGLQGPKGEPGIPAIPGSRGPKGQKGEPGMPGHRGKNGPMGTSGLPGDPGSRGPPGEPGEEGRYKQKHQSVFTVTRQTAQYPAANGLVKFNSVITNPQGDYDTSTGKFTCKVPGLYYFVYYASQTANLCVHLHLNNTRMTSFCDHMSNSKQVSSGGVLLRLQRGDEVWLAVNDYNGMVGMEGSDSVFSGFLLFPD; from the exons ATGGCTGCGGGACCCAGCTGCCAGCCCCAGTGTGGgctctccctgctgctgctgcttctggtcCTACCGCTCAAGAGCCAGGCCAGCACTGGCTGCTACGGGATCCCAGGGATGCCAGGCATGCCGGGGGCCCCTGGGAAAGATGGGCACGACGGACTCCAGGGGCCCAAGGGTGAGCCAG GAATCCCAGCCATCCCTGGGAGCCGAGGACCCAAGGGTCAGAAGGGTGAGCCTGGCATGCCTGGCCATCGTGGGAAAAATGGCCCCATGGGGACCTCTGGGTTGCCAGGGGATCCCGGCTCCAGGGGCCCCCCCGGGGAGCCGGGCGAGGAGGGGCGATACAAGCAGAAGCACCAGTCGGTGTTCACGGTCACCCGGCAGACCGCCCAGTACCCCGCGGCCAACGGCCTCGTCAAGTTCAACTCGGTCATCACCAACCCTCAGGGGGACTACGACACGAGCACCGGGAAGTTCACCTGCAAAGTGCCCGGCCTCTACTACTTCGTCTACTACGCGTCGCAGACGGCCAACCTGTGCGTGCACCTGCACCTCAACAACACCAGGATGACCAGCTTCTGCGACCACATGTCCAACAGCAAGCAGGTCAGCTCCGGAGGGGTCCTCCTGCGGCTGCAGAGGGGCGACGAGGTGTGGCTGGCGGTCAACGACTACAACGGCATGGTGGGCATGGAGGGCTCCGACAGCGTCTTCTCTGGCTTCCTACTGTTTCCCGACTAG
- the C1qa gene encoding complement C1q subcomponent subunit A isoform X2 yields the protein METSQGWLVACVLVMTLVCTVAEDVCRAPNGKDGVAGIPGRPGRPGLKGERGEPGAAGIRTGIRGLKGDPGESGSPGKPGNVGFPGPSGPLGNSGPQGPKGAKGNPGNIRDQPRPAFSAIRQNPPMLGNVVIFDKVLTNQESPYQNRTGRFICAVPGFYYFTFQVISKWDLCLSIVSSSRGQPRNSLGFCNTNSKGIFQVLAGGTVLQLQREDEVWIEKDPTKGRIYQGTEVDSIFSGFLIFPSA from the exons ATGGAGACCTCTCAGGGATGGCTGGTGGCCTGTGTGTTAGTCATGACCCTGGTGTGTACTGTGGCTGAAGATGTCTGCCGAGCACCCAACGGGAAGGATGGGGTTGCAGGAATTCCTGGCCGCCCGGGGAGGCCAGGTctcaaaggagagagaggggagccaG GAGCTGCCGGCATCCGGACCGGTATCCGAGGTCTTAAAGGAGACCCGGGGGAATCTGGGTCCCCTGGCAAACCTGGCAATGTGGGATTCCCGGGTCCCAGTGGGCCCCTGGGGAACAGCGGCCCCCAAGGACCAAAGGGTGCGAAAGGCAATCCAGGCAATATCAGGGACCAGCCCCGGCCAGCTTTCTCAGCCATTCGGCAGAACCCACCGATGTTGGGCAACGTGGTTATCTTTGACAAGGTCCTCACCAACCAGGAGAGTCCATACCAGAACCGCACAGGTCGCTTCATCTGTGCGGTACCCGGCTTCTATTACTTCACCTTCCAAGTGATCTCCAAGTGGGACCTTTGTCTGTCTATTGTGTCCTCCTCCCGGGGCCAGCCCAGGAATTCCCTGGGCTTCTGTAACACCAACAGCAAGGGGATCTTCCAGGTGTTAGCAGGGGGCACCGTGCTTCAGCTGCAACGAGAGGACGAGGTGTGGATCGAGAAGGACCCCACAAAGGGTCGCATCTACCAGGGTACTGAAGTCGACAGCATTTTCAGTGGATTCCTTATTTTCCCCTCGGCCTGA
- the C1qb gene encoding complement C1q subcomponent subunit B, with protein MKTCWGEVLTPLLLLLLGLFHVSRAQSSCTGVSSIPGIPGIPGVPGSDGKPGTPGIKGEKGLPGLAGDHGEFGEKGDPGIPGIPGKVGPKGPAGPKGAPGPPGPRGPKGDSGDYKATQKVAFSALRTINTPLRPNQAIRFEKVITNVDQNYEPRSGKFTCKVPGLYYFTYHASSRGNLCVNLMRGHDRDRMQKVLTFCDYVQNTFQVTTGGVVLKLEQEEVVYLQATDKNSLLGMEGANSIFTGFLLFPDLDA; from the exons ATGAAGACGTGCTGGGGAGAGGTCTTGACACCCCTGTTACTGCTGCTCCTGGGTTTGTTCCATGTCTCCCGGGCCCAAAGCAGCTGCACTGGGGTCTCCAGCATCCCCGGCATCCCTGGCATCCCTGGTGTCCCTGGCTCTGATGGCAAACCAGGCACTCCAGGGATAAAGGGAGAGAAAG GGCTCCCTGGACTGGCTGGAGACCATGGTGAGTTTGGAGAGAAAGGGGACCCAGGGATCCCTGGGATTCCAGGCAAAGTTGGTCCCAAGGGTCCTGCTGGCCCTAAGGGTGCTCCAGGCCCCCCTGGACCCCGTGGTCCCAAAGGTGACTCTGGAGActacaaggctacacagaaagtaGCCTTCTCTGCCCTGAGGACCATCAACACCCCACTGCGACCGAACCAGGCCATTCGCTTCGAAAAGGTGATCACCAACGTCGATCAAAATTATGAGCCACGCAGTGGCAAGTTCACCTGCAAGGTGCCTGGCCTCTACTACTTCACCTACCACGCCAGCTCCCGAGGGAACCTGTGTGTGAACCTCATGCGTGGCCATGATCGGGACCGCATGCAGAAAGTACTCACCTTCTGTGACTATGTCCAGAACACCTTCCAGGTCACCACAGGTGGGGTCGTCTTGAAGCTGGAGCAAGAAGAGGTTGTTTACCTGCAGGCCACAGACAAGAACTCCCTGCTGGGCATGGAGGGAGCCAACAGCATCTTCACTGgctttctgcttttccctgaCTTGGATGCATAA